Below is a window of Escherichia coli DSM 30083 = JCM 1649 = ATCC 11775 DNA.
GGCAAGGCCCGCTTTAGCGATGGTTTTGTTATCCACCTTCTTAATTTCTGGTGGATACATGGTGTAAATCACCAGCGGGGTGACCAGCAGCATAATGATGCCCGGCAATCCGGCGGCTAACGCCCATCCACCCCAGCTAATTTGCAGGTGCAGAATGTCGTTGATCATTTTCAGCGCCAGAATGTTCCCCGCCATTGCGGTAAAGAACATATAGCTGGTGGTTTTGGTGACCATGTAAATGGACATCATCAGGTAATGTCCAACACGACGCGGACTTTTTTCCGGTTCTGATCCCAAAGCCACTGCCACGCTGTTGATGATCGGTAACACGATGCCGCCCGCACGCGCGGTGTTAGACGGTGTTGCCGGAGCCAGTACCAGATCGAGAAATACCGTAACGTAACCCAGACCCAGGGTAGTGCTACCAATTTTACCAATCAGCAGATAGGCAATACGTTTACCTAAGCCTGTGGTTACAAACGCGGCGCTTAAAGTAAACGCAGAAAACACCAGCCAGGTGGTACCGGAAGAGTAACCGCTTAATACGGCGGTGGTTTTAAATTCCCCACCTGATAAGTTACCCACCACGACCATCGATGCGGCGACGGCAATTAACAGTACGACAGGTTCCGGGAAAGGCTTGATAACCAGCCCCACAATGGCCGCCAGGTAAATACCAAAAAGCACCCACGCCAGTTCGCTTAATCCTGCCGGAGCTGGCATAAAGCCAATAATACATGGGATCGCTAATATCAGAATTAGCTTCCATAACGATTTTTTATTCATTTAATATCCTGTTCTTTCTGTATGACTCATACAGAATTCCTTTATTGAGTATCATTATCACGACAACAAAATTTTTCAGGGAAGATAAACTTCACCGGAAAATATTTTTCTGGTCGTCCGAATAACAGATGCGCGTAACGTCGTGGCATCCTGACCTTCATTACTTAAATGAACGTCGAGCGCACCACTGGGGTGTTCAATATTGATATTGCCGTATCCTACAGAAGGGACGATTTGTCGGGTGACGGTACCTTCCAATGCACAACTACTGGAAATAGCAATAGCACCGGTTATCGCCAAAGCGCGATGGCAAGAATGCGGCATAAAATAACGCACATTAATTGCCCCGCCTTTCTGCGCTGGAGAAATAAGTACAGGTTTAGGGATAACCATATTACTGACATCGCCTAAGCCCATTGCTTTACCCGCTTGTAGACGGATAGATTCAATGCGGGCTAATAATGCTTTGTCGGCATCCAGCTCTGCCGGTAATTCATAGCCTGTTTTTCCCAGATATTCAGCAGGAATAATGACAACTGGCATCGCCATATCGATACAGGTCACCGGGACATCGTCAAAATAATCAATCTGATTATCAGTCGGGAAGACTTTTCCGGTTTTCGTTCCGGCGGCATTCAGGAAAGTGAGCGCAACCGGTGCGGCAGTACCCGGTACGCCGTCAATTCTGGCGCTACCCTCGTACTCGACAACACCATTTGGCGTTTGCACATCAGCTTCGATGAACGTACCCGTATTGACGTTGCGGATACGTACGCGGGTAACTGGCGAAGTCGCTGCAATCAAACCATTTTCAATGGCGAATGCCCCAACGCCAGACAGCATATTGCCGCAGTTAGGCGTGGTATCGACACGTTGCTCATGGACGATAACTTGAGCAAACAGATAATCGACATCTGCATGCGGATCGCTGGAGCGGCTAATAATGGCGACTTTACTGGTCAGCGGATTACCGCCGCCAATACCGTCAATTTCCAGATCGTTACCGGAACCCATAATTGCCATCAATATTTTATCGCGCTGCGTTTGATCTTCGGGTAAATGTTCCGCTAACAGGAACGCGCCCCTCGAGGTTCCACCTCGCATCATCACGCAGGGTATTTTTTTCATAATAATGCCCTCAATTTAAAAACATAACTTATTGCGATATGGTTACATTAAGGGCAAAGCATCTCTAATGACTTTAGCTCAACGATTAATAACATTTTTTCATTAATTTAAGTTGGCTAAATGCAGTTAAAATTTTTAATGGCCAGCCACCCAAAATCGACGCTTCCATTTTCCGGAGTAATAATGAAGCATGAATTATCAAGTATGAAGGCATTTGTCATACTGGCAGAGTCCAGTTCATTTAACAATGCTGCTAAATTACTCAATATTACGCAACCTGCATTAACGCGAAGAATAAAAAAGATGGAGGAAGATTTACACATTCAACTATTTGAGCGTACAACTCGCAAGGTTACGTTAACAAAAGCAGGAAAAAGGTTGCTCCCGGAGGCGCGGGAATTAATAAAAAAATTCGATGAAACGCTTTTTAATATTCGTGATATGAATGCTTATCATCGTGGTATGGTGACGTTAGCGTGTATTCCGACCGCAGTATTTTATTTTTTACCGCTGGCAATCGGTAAATTTAATGAGCTGTATCCCAATATTAAAGTGCGGATTCTGGAACAAGGCACGAATAATT
It encodes the following:
- the ybhH gene encoding 4-oxalomesaconate tautomerase → MKKIPCVMMRGGTSRGAFLLAEHLPEDQTQRDKILMAIMGSGNDLEIDGIGGGNPLTSKVAIISRSSDPHADVDYLFAQVIVHEQRVDTTPNCGNMLSGVGAFAIENGLIAATSPVTRVRIRNVNTGTFIEADVQTPNGVVEYEGSARIDGVPGTAAPVALTFLNAAGTKTGKVFPTDNQIDYFDDVPVTCIDMAMPVVIIPAEYLGKTGYELPAELDADKALLARIESIRLQAGKAMGLGDVSNMVIPKPVLISPAQKGGAINVRYFMPHSCHRALAITGAIAISSSCALEGTVTRQIVPSVGYGNINIEHPSGALDVHLSNEGQDATTLRASVIRTTRKIFSGEVYLP